GACGCATTGTGGTGTACTGCCACCAAAGATTGAGACAAGGATAACATAGAATGACAAAGATAGCTCTAACCGGGATCAAACCGACCGGAATACCCCATATCGGCAACTATTTAGGCGCCATCAGACCCGCAATCGAGCTTAGCAAGACCTGCGAAGCCCGGTATTTCATTGCAGATTATCATGCTTTGAACAGCACCAAAGACCCCAAAGCAATCCACGACATGACTGTGGAAATAGCCGCGGCATGGCTTGCGTGCGGATTGGATCCCGATAAAGCACTGTTCTATCGCCAGAGCGCCATCCCAGAGACCTTTGAACTATTAACCATCCTGTTGGCTTTTACTCCCAAAGGATTGATGAACCGTGCACATGCTTACAAAGCCATGGTTCAGGCTAACAACGAAGCGGGCAAGGATCCAGATGACGGGGTGAATATGGGGTTGTTTACCTATCCCGTTCTGATGGCAGCGGATATCCTGCTTTTTGATGCAGACTACGTGCCTGTGGGCAACGATCAGTTTCAACATGTGGAGATGGCGGTGGACATCGCTCAGAGCTTCAATTTCAACTATTCTACTGATGCCATCAAACTGCCCCAGGCTTTGGCTCATGAAGGTGCAAAGACCGTAGTAGGACTGGACGGACGTAAGATGAGCAAAAGCTATGGCAACATCATCCCCCTCTTTGCTTCGGAGAAACAACTG
The Candidatus Cloacimonadota bacterium genome window above contains:
- the trpS gene encoding tryptophan--tRNA ligase is translated as MTKIALTGIKPTGIPHIGNYLGAIRPAIELSKTCEARYFIADYHALNSTKDPKAIHDMTVEIAAAWLACGLDPDKALFYRQSAIPETFELLTILLAFTPKGLMNRAHAYKAMVQANNEAGKDPDDGVNMGLFTYPVLMAADILLFDADYVPVGNDQFQHVEMAVDIAQSFNFNYSTDAIKLPQALAHEGAKTVVGLDGRKMSKSYGNIIPLFASEKQLRKLIMKIVTNSQSVEEPKDPDSCSVFALYKCVADEAQIEALRQRYLAGGMGWGHAKQELFDRMNEALSPCRKRYEELMANQDYIHQVLKEGSEKARPLAAAKIRQLRKIIGLDCI